In Bos javanicus breed banteng chromosome 2, ARS-OSU_banteng_1.0, whole genome shotgun sequence, the following proteins share a genomic window:
- the LOC133235536 gene encoding dynein light chain 1, cytoplasmic-like, protein MRQGFCCDPLSGVSLASPSPRRLLQSASPCSLVTMCDRKAEIKNAHMSKEMQQDLVERATQALERYNIEKDIAAHIKEFNKKYNPTWRCIVGRNFGSYVTRETKHFIYLGQVAILLFKSG, encoded by the coding sequence ATGCGCCAAGGCTTCTGTTGCGACCCCCTCTCTGGTGTGAGCCtcgccagcccctcccccagaagACTGTTGCAATCGGCCAGCCCCTGCTCCTTGGTAACCATGTGTGACCGAAAGGCTGAGATCAAGAACGCCCATATGTCTAAGGAGATGCAACAGGACTTGGTGGAGCGTGCTACTCAGGCATTGGAGAGATATAATATAGAGAAGGACATTGCGGCCCATATCAAGGAGTTCAACAAGAAGTACAACCCCACCTGGCGCTGCATCGTGGGGAGGAACTTCGGTAGTTACGTGACACGTGAAACCAAACACTTTATCTACTTGGGCCAAGTGGCCATTCTCCTGTTCAAATCTGGTTAA